A part of Setaria viridis chromosome 8, Setaria_viridis_v4.0, whole genome shotgun sequence genomic DNA contains:
- the LOC117833570 gene encoding phospholipase A2-alpha isoform X1 codes for MEWSCGEIGSPGRQPPVHPEPLAAHAVELTTSPNQLVYKGLFINPTAFDHHVDQPSHQTLLRHGIHIASQLKPAASNHPIIHSFSTSIARKWTAAGSSSPAVVPCNSGAVVAAVFFLLSFSSCYSPSPIARRTLPPASSAATRHRRTCESDHCTAAPLMRYGKYCGVGYTGCPGEAPCDALDACCMIHDACVQATDNDYLNLWCNQSLLDCVAAATSSSTTAATFEGNRCNMTEVADEITSVVEAAVYAWGIFHKP; via the exons atggAGTGGTCTTGTGGAGAGATCGGATCACCGGGCAGACAACCACCAGTCCACCCTGAGCCCTTGGCCGCTCATGCAGTTGAGCTAACAACATCACCGAATCAACTTGTTTATAAAGGTTTATTCATAAACCCAACGGCATTCGATCATCATGTAGATCAACCAAGCCACCAAACTTTATTGCGCCATGGCATTCATATAGCTTCACAACTGAAACCTGCCGCAAGCAACCACCCAATAATCCATTCCTTCTCCACATCTATTGCACGCAAATGGACGGCAGCAGGGAGCTCATCGCCGGCCGTGGTCCCCTGCAACAGCGGcgcggtcgtcgccgccgtcttcttcctcctctccttctcctcctgctacTCGCCGTCGCCGATCGCTCGCCGCACGCTGCCGCCAGCATcttcggcggcgacgcggcaTCG CCGAACCTGCGAATCCGACCACTGCACAG CGGCGCCGCTGATGCGTTACGGCAAGTACTGCGGCGTGGGGTACACGGGGTGCCCCGGCGAGGCCCCCTGCGACGCCCTCGACGCCTGCTGCATGATCCACGACGCCTGCGTCCAGGCCACCGACA ACGACTACCTGAACCTGTGGTGCAACCAGAGCCTGCTGGACTGCGTGGCGGCGGCCACGTCAtcgtcgacgacggcggcgacgttcGAGGGGAACCGGTGCAACATGACGGAGGTCGCCGACGAGATCACCTCCGTCGTGGAGGCCGCCGTGTACGCCTGGGGCATCTTTCACAAGCCGTAG
- the LOC117833570 gene encoding phospholipase A2 homolog 3 isoform X2: protein MDGSRELIAGRGPLQQRRGRRRRLLPPLLLLLLLAVADRSPHAAASIFGGDAASECSRTCESDHCTAAPLMRYGKYCGVGYTGCPGEAPCDALDACCMIHDACVQATDNDYLNLWCNQSLLDCVAAATSSSTTAATFEGNRCNMTEVADEITSVVEAAVYAWGIFHKP from the exons ATGGACGGCAGCAGGGAGCTCATCGCCGGCCGTGGTCCCCTGCAACAGCGGcgcggtcgtcgccgccgtcttcttcctcctctccttctcctcctgctacTCGCCGTCGCCGATCGCTCGCCGCACGCTGCCGCCAGCATcttcggcggcgacgcggcaTCG GAGTGCAGCCGAACCTGCGAATCCGACCACTGCACAG CGGCGCCGCTGATGCGTTACGGCAAGTACTGCGGCGTGGGGTACACGGGGTGCCCCGGCGAGGCCCCCTGCGACGCCCTCGACGCCTGCTGCATGATCCACGACGCCTGCGTCCAGGCCACCGACA ACGACTACCTGAACCTGTGGTGCAACCAGAGCCTGCTGGACTGCGTGGCGGCGGCCACGTCAtcgtcgacgacggcggcgacgttcGAGGGGAACCGGTGCAACATGACGGAGGTCGCCGACGAGATCACCTCCGTCGTGGAGGCCGCCGTGTACGCCTGGGGCATCTTTCACAAGCCGTAG
- the LOC117866418 gene encoding 14-3-3-like protein GF14-D: MSPSEPTREESVYMAKLAEQAERYEEMVEFMERVARSAGGAGGGEELSVEERNLLSVAYKNVIGARRASWRIISSIEQKEEGRGNEAHAASIRAYRSKIEAELARICDGILALLDSHLVPSAGAAESKVFYLKMKGDYHRYLAEFKSGAERKEAAESTMNAYKAAQDIALADLAPTHPIRLGLALNFSVFYYEILNSPDRACNLAKQAFDEAISELDSLGEESYKDSTLIMQLLRDNLTLWTSDTNEDGGDEIKEAAAPKESGEGQ, from the exons ATGTCGCCGTCGGAGCCGACGCGGGAGGAGAGCGTGTACATGGCGAAGCTGGCGGAGCAGGCTGAGCGGTACGAGGAGATGGTGGAGTTCATGGAGCGCGTGGCCCGGTCTGCGGgaggggccggaggcggggagGAGCTCTCCGTCGAGGAGCGCAACCTGCTGTCCGTCGCGTACAAGAACGTCATCGGCGCCCGCAGGGCCTCGTGGCGGATCATCTCCTCCATCGAGCAGAAGGAGGAGGGCCGCGGGAACGAGGCCCACGCCGCCTCCATCCGCGCCTACCGCTCCAAGATCGAGGCCGAGCTCGCACGCATCTGCGACGGCATCCTCGCGCTCCTCGACTCCCACCTcgtcccctccgccggcgccgccgagtcCAAGGTCTTCTACCTCAAGATGAAGGGCGACTACCACAG GTACCTTGCTGAGTTCAAGTCAGGTGCGGAGAGGAAGGAAGCTGCAGAGAGCACCATGAATGCTTACAAAGCTGCCCAG GATATTGCTCTGGCAGATCTGGCTCCTACCCATCCCATCAGGCTTGGTCTCGCGCTTAACTTCTCAGTGTTCTACTATGAGATCCTGAACTCCCCTGACCGTGCTTGCAACCTCGCTAAGCAG GCTTTTGACGAGGCCATCTCTGAGCTAGACAGTCTGGGTGAGGAGTCCTACAAGGACAGCACTCTGATCATGCAGCTCCTGCGTGACAACCTGACCCTATGGACATCTGACACCAAT GAGGATGGCGGTGATGAGATCAAGGAAGCTGCTGCCCCGAAGGAATCCGGAGAGGGTCAGTAA
- the LOC117866417 gene encoding adagio-like protein 3 isoform X2 → MVVSEIRRCLNEGIEFQGELLNFRKDGAPLYNRLRLIPMHGDDGSVTHVIGIQLFSEANIDLSNISYPVYKQQSNHRPTIQDLNSASHEHTPKIQSSDYCGILQLSDEVLAHNILSRLSPRDVASIGSVCTRMHELTKNDHLRKMVCQNAWGRDVTVKLEMSTKMLRWGRLARELTTLEAASWRKFTVGGRVEPSRCNFSACAVGNRLVLFGGEGVNMQPMDDTFVLNLEAPTPEWRRVKVSASPPGRWGHTLSWLNGSWLVVFGGCGQRGLLNDVFVLDLDAQQPTWREVASEGPPLPRSWHSSCTLDGSKLVVSGGCTESGVLLSDTFLLDLTKEKPAWREIPTSWSPPSRLGHTMSVYGTTKLFMYGGLAKSGSLRLRSSDAYTLDVGEDSPQWRQLATTGFPNVGPPPRLDHVAVSLPCGRIIIFGGSIAGLHSPAQLFLIDPAEEKPAWRILNVPGQPPKFAWGHSTCVVGGTRVLVLGGHTGEEWILNELHELCLASRPDEDE, encoded by the coding sequence ATGGTTGTTTCAGAGATTCGGCGATGCCTCAATGAGGGGATTGAATTCCAAGGCGAGCTGCTCAATTTCCGGAAGGATGGTGCTCCACTTTACAACAGATTAAGGCTCATTCCTATGCATGGGGATGATGGCTCTGTGACTCATGTTATTGGAATCCAGCTATTCTCTGAGGCAAACATTGATCTCAGCAATATATCATATCCAGTGTATAAACAACAGTCCAACCACAGGCCCACTATTCAAGATCTGAACTCAGCTTCTCATGAACATACTCCCAAAATCCAGAGCTCAGATTACTGTGGTATCCTCCAATTGTCAGACGAAGTTCTTGCACACAACATCTTATCTCGCCTATCACCAAGAGATGTAGCATCGATTGGATCAGTCTGTACCAGAATGCATGAACTAACCAAGAACGATCACCTGAGGAAGATGGTCTGCCAGAATGCATGGGGAAGAGATGTCACTGTAAAGCTTGAGATGAGCACCAAGATGTTACGATGGGGTCGCCTTGCAAGAGAGCTAACAACCCTTGAGGCAGCATCATGGAGGAAGTTCACAGTTGGAGGACGTGTGGAGCCTTCCCGTTGCAACTTCAGTGCATGTGCTGTTGGTAATCGCCTTGTCCTGTTTGGAGGGGAGGGAGTCAACATGCAGCCAATGGATGACACGTTTGTGCTTAACTTGGAGGCTCCAACTCCAGAATGGCGCCGTGTCAAGGTCTCTGCCTCCCCACCTGGCCGATGGGGACACACTCTATCATGGCTGAATGGGTCATGGCTGGTAGTATTTGGAGGCTGTGGACAGCGAGGTTTGCTCAATGATGTCTTCGTCCTTGACCTCGATGCTCAGCAGCCTACGTGGAGGGAGGTTGCAAGTGAGGGTCCTCCACTGCCACGGTCTTGGCACAGCTCATGCACTTTGGATGGTTCAAAGCTTGTTGTCTCAGGTGGGTGCACAGAGTCCGGTGTTCTTCTCAGCGACACCTTCCTTCTTGACCTCACAAAGGAAAAACCAGCATGGAGGGAAATTCCTACATCCTGGTCACCGCCATCCCGCCTTGGCCACACCATGTCTGTCTACGGTACGACCAAACTATTCATGTATGGTGGACTGGCAAAGAGCGGCTCGCTCCGGCTTCGCTCCAGTGACGCATACACCCTGGATGTTGGTGAAGACAGTCCCCAGTGGAGGCAGCTGGCAACGACCGGGTTCCCAAATGTCGGCCCACCGCCAAGGCTTGACCACGTCGCTGTGAGCCTGCCATGTGGGAGAATCATCATATTTGGCGGCTCGATTGCTGGTCTGCACTCCCCGGCGCAGCTGTTCCTGATTGACCCTGCCGAGGAGAAACCGGCATGGAGGATCCTGAACGTCCCCGGGCAGCCACCGAAGTTCGCCTGGGGACACAGTACATGTGTGGTGGGTGGGACAAGGGTCCTGGTTCTGGGAGGCCACACCGGGGAGGAGTGGATCCTGAACGAGCTCCATGAGCTGTGTCTCGCAAGCAGGCCCGATGAAGACGAGTGA